A window from Chryseobacterium vaccae encodes these proteins:
- a CDS encoding Mov34/MPN/PAD-1 family protein, with protein MILKIEQIGLSLEVEDELINKLLEIGKTHYPKEFGGFLIGYYSKDNKHLHITDTILPKKYQASKYSFERTTKGIENELAEFYAENPRKIYIGEWHTHPDNSPIPSATDISAINTIINIKNTSIANPVLLIIGYSKTTIDFGFYVWFEKKLYKYE; from the coding sequence TTGATTTTAAAAATAGAACAAATAGGATTAAGTCTTGAGGTTGAGGACGAACTAATAAATAAACTTTTGGAAATAGGTAAAACCCACTATCCTAAAGAATTTGGTGGATTTTTGATTGGATATTACTCCAAAGACAATAAGCATTTGCATATTACAGATACAATACTTCCGAAGAAGTATCAAGCATCAAAATATTCTTTTGAACGAACTACAAAAGGGATAGAAAATGAACTTGCAGAATTTTACGCAGAGAATCCGAGAAAGATTTACATCGGGGAATGGCATACTCATCCAGATAATAGTCCCATACCAAGTGCAACAGATATTTCCGCAATAAATACAATTATAAACATCAAAAATACTTCCATCGCAAATCCAGTTTTATTGATAATAGGATATTCCAAGACAACGATAGATTTTGGATTTTACGTTTGGTTTGAAAAAAAATTATATAAATATGAGTAA
- a CDS encoding ThiF family adenylyltransferase: MSQRVNEINTVVESIPDVKIVKPFEQSRIDIEGCITVFVEGLEQPLEFNVTIHPQYPFKSHETETIKFSNDDLIEHKHIMQNGAICIHTAHTPVLSQKLIYDIESVKAWIKKYYINKDSDTHYEHLIVPQKAFNENHFAYFFNEVDYTFHKNQFGFVDYSIMNNGVFHKENIQSSIFQSFLNKDRKKIVDVDWNFQLKNLPQNTGLFIFLKDAPSKNQRWVFDNWKDFEATLPQDFLKFLHNVEERLVKEEGKSLPLFVGYNISETEIHWQAIILEIGNFPIYGEKINKQWFTKIKEDKSIVWAMTRNCSYKYFFGRGKLNDRITESKILIIGIGAIGSIVAKALVRCGCRKLGFIEYDVKEPENVCRSEYSFFTGITNKTNDLINELCLVSPFFEPVDGGYDYSEAFDFLIKSHLSDTRLKDEMKKHLEDYDIIIDCSTDNDLLYVLSQLNINSTLLNLSISNHAKHLVCATEHNRYDFIISQFGGNILKFDVDDLHNPTGCWSPTFKASYNDINVLVQTAIKQINLKLEQEKTLRNFVIETDDIDGFNINIKEF, translated from the coding sequence ATGAGTCAAAGAGTAAATGAAATCAATACAGTAGTAGAAAGCATTCCCGATGTGAAAATTGTAAAGCCATTTGAGCAGAGCAGAATTGACATCGAGGGATGTATTACTGTTTTTGTTGAAGGATTAGAGCAACCATTAGAATTCAATGTTACTATTCATCCTCAATATCCGTTTAAAAGCCACGAAACAGAAACTATTAAGTTTTCTAATGATGATTTGATAGAGCATAAACACATTATGCAAAATGGAGCCATCTGTATTCATACAGCACATACTCCTGTTTTGTCCCAAAAACTAATTTATGATATTGAATCTGTAAAGGCTTGGATTAAGAAATATTACATCAACAAAGATTCGGATACTCATTATGAACATTTAATTGTACCACAAAAAGCATTTAATGAAAACCATTTTGCTTACTTCTTCAATGAAGTAGATTATACTTTCCATAAAAACCAGTTTGGCTTTGTTGACTATTCCATAATGAACAATGGAGTCTTTCACAAAGAGAATATTCAGAGCAGTATTTTTCAGTCTTTCTTAAATAAGGATAGAAAAAAAATAGTAGATGTCGATTGGAATTTTCAACTTAAAAACCTGCCTCAAAACACAGGATTATTTATCTTCTTAAAAGATGCACCAAGTAAAAATCAACGTTGGGTTTTTGATAATTGGAAAGATTTTGAAGCTACATTACCACAAGATTTTTTGAAATTTCTACACAATGTCGAAGAAAGACTTGTAAAAGAGGAAGGGAAATCGCTTCCTTTATTTGTAGGATATAATATTTCTGAAACAGAAATTCATTGGCAAGCAATTATATTGGAAATTGGTAATTTTCCTATTTATGGCGAAAAAATAAACAAACAATGGTTTACAAAGATTAAAGAAGATAAGTCCATCGTTTGGGCGATGACAAGAAATTGCTCTTACAAGTACTTTTTTGGCAGAGGAAAACTAAATGACCGAATAACAGAAAGTAAAATATTGATTATTGGCATCGGAGCTATAGGGAGCATAGTAGCTAAAGCATTGGTAAGGTGTGGCTGTCGAAAATTAGGTTTTATAGAATATGATGTAAAAGAACCAGAAAATGTTTGCAGGTCGGAATATTCTTTCTTTACAGGAATTACTAATAAGACTAATGATTTGATAAATGAATTGTGTTTGGTTTCTCCTTTCTTCGAACCTGTTGATGGTGGATACGATTATTCAGAAGCGTTTGATTTTTTAATTAAATCGCACCTTTCAGATACACGTCTTAAAGACGAAATGAAAAAACATCTTGAAGATTACGATATTATTATTGATTGCTCTACCGACAATGACTTGCTTTACGTGTTAAGTCAGTTAAATATAAATTCAACGCTTTTAAATCTTTCAATTTCAAACCACGCAAAACATTTGGTATGTGCTACGGAACATAATCGGTATGACTTTATAATCTCCCAATTTGGTGGAAATATTCTCAAATTTGACGTTGACGACTTACATAATCCTACTGGCTGTTGGAGCCCAACATTTAAAGCTTCTTACAATGATATAAACGTTCTTGTGCAGACAGCGATAAAGCAGATAAATTTGAAATTAGAGCAAGAAAAAACACTAAGAAATTTTGTTATTGAAACAGACGACATAGATGGTTTCAACATTAATATAAAAGAATTTTGA
- the trxB gene encoding thioredoxin-disulfide reductase translates to MEQNILDCVIVGSGPSGFTAAIYAARADLKPELYTGLEPGGQLTTTTEVDNFPGYPAGITGPEMMMDLQKQAERFETKVHYEMITKAEFSKEEGGVHKLYAGNKEIFAKTVIISTGATAKYLGLDDEKKYAGGGVSACATCDGFFYRGKDVVVVGAGDTAAEEATYLAKLCRKVTLLVRKDVFRASKAMVHRVENTPNIEVKFHHELIGIEGENSLVERAVIINNQTQETSTVDVEGIFIAIGHKPNTDIFAGQIDLDENGYIVTEKGSSRTNLPGVFAAGDVQDHIYRQAITAAGSGCMAAMDAEKYLAELH, encoded by the coding sequence ATGGAGCAAAATATTTTAGATTGTGTGATCGTTGGATCCGGACCTTCTGGTTTTACAGCGGCTATTTATGCGGCAAGAGCAGACCTGAAACCTGAACTGTATACAGGTTTGGAACCGGGCGGGCAATTAACAACGACTACGGAAGTGGATAACTTTCCAGGGTATCCGGCAGGGATTACAGGGCCTGAAATGATGATGGATCTTCAGAAGCAGGCAGAAAGATTTGAAACCAAAGTTCATTATGAAATGATCACCAAAGCTGAATTCTCTAAAGAAGAAGGCGGTGTTCACAAACTATATGCAGGAAACAAAGAGATCTTTGCCAAAACGGTGATTATTTCTACAGGAGCTACAGCCAAGTATTTGGGTCTTGATGATGAGAAAAAATACGCGGGAGGTGGTGTTTCGGCGTGTGCTACGTGTGACGGATTCTTCTACAGAGGAAAAGATGTTGTGGTGGTAGGTGCTGGAGATACAGCCGCTGAAGAAGCGACTTATCTTGCAAAACTATGCAGAAAGGTAACGCTATTGGTGAGAAAAGATGTTTTCAGAGCTTCAAAAGCAATGGTTCACAGGGTAGAAAATACTCCGAATATTGAAGTAAAATTCCACCATGAATTAATTGGAATAGAAGGCGAAAACAGCTTAGTAGAAAGAGCTGTGATCATCAACAACCAAACTCAGGAAACTTCTACAGTTGATGTTGAAGGAATTTTCATCGCTATTGGCCACAAACCGAATACAGATATTTTCGCAGGTCAGATTGATCTTGATGAAAACGGATATATCGTTACGGAAAAAGGTTCTTCCAGAACTAATCTTCCGGGGGTGTTTGCCGCAGGAGATGTTCAGGATCATATTTACAGACAGGCGATTACAGCTGCAGGAAGCGGTTGTATGGCTGCCATGGATGCAGAGAAATATTTAGCAGAATTACACTAA
- a CDS encoding site-specific integrase: protein MNKTFNLLFFIKKNKIRTNGTAPIYLRITVDGKAAEIAAKRYIDPKKWDNKSQKAIGYSQEAKTLNSYLKTLEQQVYDFHYLMLKEEDFVTAESLKSKLLGTDLSTRMLIPIFQDHNDKVEALIGQDFAPGTLERYKTSLKHTQEFLNWKYKISDIDITKIDHAFIMDYDFWLRSVRKCANNTAVKYIKNFKKIMRLCMANGWLSKDPFLGYKAKIKEVERPYLTKKEIQSVYDKEFASDRLNQVRDIFLFSCYTGLAYVDVVKLSRSHINIGIDGDKWIFTNRQKTGTSTRVPLLPLAQEIILKYEDHPECINLNVLFPVLSNQKMNSYLKEIANICGINKELTFHIARHTFATTVTLSNGVPIESVSKMLGHKNLKTTQHYAKILDKKVSDDMSVLRQILKSRE, encoded by the coding sequence ATGAACAAAACATTCAACCTGTTATTCTTTATAAAAAAGAATAAAATCAGAACAAACGGAACCGCTCCTATCTACTTACGAATCACGGTAGACGGCAAGGCTGCAGAGATTGCAGCTAAAAGATATATTGACCCAAAGAAATGGGATAACAAATCGCAGAAAGCCATAGGTTATAGTCAAGAAGCCAAAACACTGAACTCTTACCTTAAAACTTTAGAACAGCAAGTTTACGATTTCCATTACTTGATGCTCAAAGAAGAAGACTTCGTAACCGCAGAAAGTTTAAAATCTAAACTGCTTGGAACTGATCTTTCGACAAGAATGCTCATTCCTATTTTTCAGGATCACAATGATAAAGTAGAAGCATTAATAGGTCAGGATTTTGCTCCAGGTACATTGGAACGATACAAAACTTCCTTGAAACACACACAGGAATTTCTAAATTGGAAATATAAAATTTCTGACATTGATATTACAAAGATTGATCACGCTTTCATTATGGATTATGATTTCTGGCTTCGTAGTGTCCGAAAATGCGCTAACAATACTGCTGTAAAATACATCAAGAACTTCAAAAAAATTATGCGTTTATGCATGGCGAACGGTTGGCTATCAAAAGATCCGTTTCTAGGTTACAAAGCAAAAATTAAAGAAGTGGAACGCCCCTATCTTACAAAGAAGGAAATTCAATCGGTTTATGATAAGGAATTTGCTTCAGACAGGTTGAATCAGGTACGTGATATTTTCCTTTTTAGTTGTTATACTGGTTTAGCTTATGTTGATGTAGTGAAATTATCTAGATCCCACATTAATATTGGAATAGATGGTGACAAATGGATATTTACAAATCGTCAGAAAACTGGTACTTCAACCAGAGTCCCACTACTGCCATTAGCTCAAGAGATTATTTTGAAATATGAAGACCATCCAGAATGTATAAATCTAAACGTACTTTTTCCTGTTCTAAGTAATCAGAAAATGAACTCTTACCTCAAAGAGATTGCTAATATCTGTGGGATTAACAAAGAATTGACATTTCATATTGCGAGACACACATTTGCCACTACAGTTACATTATCCAATGGCGTTCCGATTGAAAGTGTAAGTAAAATGCTTGGTCACAAGAATCTAAAAACCACCCAGCATTATGCGAAAATATTGGATAAGAAAGTAAGTGATGATATGTCGGTTTTGAGGCAAATACTTAAAAGTCGAGAGTAA
- a CDS encoding type I restriction enzyme HsdR N-terminal domain-containing protein: MELPKLNFQETFDFKFKKDKDKFFIYDLVRKTYLLLTPEEWVRQHWIHYYLTVKAYSASALITEKKIVLNGLTKRIDLLVTEKTEPIILIECKAPQIKLTEKTFEQTARYNSIIGAKEIILTNGLQHINAYYENGQYMFYKPE, encoded by the coding sequence ATGGAACTTCCAAAACTGAATTTTCAGGAAACTTTTGATTTTAAATTCAAGAAAGACAAAGATAAGTTTTTTATTTATGATCTGGTCCGCAAAACTTACCTTTTACTTACCCCTGAAGAATGGGTAAGGCAGCATTGGATCCATTATTATCTTACGGTAAAGGCCTACTCTGCCTCCGCACTTATCACGGAGAAAAAGATCGTTCTGAACGGACTTACCAAAAGAATTGACCTTTTAGTTACCGAAAAAACAGAACCCATAATCCTGATCGAATGCAAGGCTCCGCAAATTAAATTAACGGAAAAAACATTTGAGCAGACTGCAAGATATAACTCAATTATTGGGGCAAAGGAAATCATTCTTACCAATGGTCTTCAGCATATCAATGCCTATTATGAAAACGGGCAGTATATGTTTTATAAACCGGAGTAA
- a CDS encoding alpha/beta hydrolase family protein, whose protein sequence is MMKNIFLIVLSVVLSGCAVKNTTCKVVKEDQYELHTAQKQKAVLVLFPCFPCDSEHTKTEAGFLKDIEKEGISVLLLNYNGKLFLTEAEKKEYTSALEAIFDKNKIEKNNIFIGGFSSGGNVALLLSDHLIKNKSSIQPKGLLVVDSPVDLEKLYHNAERDVAANVDPAAVEEGKFLVELFESELGKPDENLEKYKEVSPYLISVNSTENIQYLKGIKTRFYCEPDLEWQQKHRGRKFENLNAFMLKKANQSLINLGSRTSEYIETQNRGIRANGKKHPHSWNIVERGELVKWLLEK, encoded by the coding sequence ATGATGAAAAATATTTTTCTAATCGTTTTATCGGTAGTTTTGTCCGGATGTGCTGTAAAGAATACTACATGCAAAGTGGTGAAAGAAGATCAGTACGAACTGCATACAGCACAGAAGCAGAAAGCGGTTCTTGTTTTATTTCCATGCTTTCCCTGTGATAGTGAGCATACGAAAACGGAAGCAGGGTTTCTGAAAGATATTGAAAAGGAGGGAATCAGTGTTTTGCTTTTAAATTACAATGGGAAGCTGTTTTTAACTGAAGCAGAAAAGAAAGAATACACCTCGGCTTTAGAAGCTATATTCGATAAAAATAAAATTGAAAAGAACAATATATTTATTGGTGGTTTTTCCAGTGGAGGGAATGTAGCGCTTCTGTTATCAGACCACCTGATTAAAAACAAGAGTTCTATACAACCCAAAGGTCTTCTGGTGGTAGATTCTCCGGTTGATCTTGAAAAGCTGTATCATAATGCAGAAAGGGATGTTGCTGCGAATGTGGATCCCGCCGCGGTAGAAGAAGGGAAATTCCTGGTGGAACTATTTGAAAGCGAGTTGGGTAAGCCGGATGAGAATCTGGAGAAGTATAAGGAAGTTTCTCCCTATCTGATTTCTGTTAATTCAACTGAGAATATTCAATATTTAAAAGGAATTAAAACACGATTTTATTGTGAACCTGATCTGGAATGGCAGCAGAAACACAGAGGCCGGAAGTTTGAAAATCTTAATGCTTTTATGCTTAAGAAGGCAAATCAATCCCTAATCAACCTAGGAAGCAGAACCTCAGAATATATAGAAACCCAGAACCGGGGAATACGGGCCAACGGAAAGAAGCATCCCCATTCATGGAATATCGTTGAGCGTGGGGAATTGGTAAAATGGTTGCTGGAGAAGTAA
- a CDS encoding helix-turn-helix domain-containing protein — translation MSTLGSTLKESRKNIGLTLRQVEEVTGISNAYLSQLENDKIKNPSVNILSKLSSIYKVALKTLLSNANMIDKKEVQKEEANLSFAQNIAFRAEGLSEEERNDVLKYLEFVKSRKNGL, via the coding sequence ATGAGTACATTAGGTTCTACTCTGAAAGAGTCCAGAAAAAATATTGGATTGACTTTAAGACAAGTAGAAGAAGTAACCGGTATTTCAAATGCTTATCTTAGTCAATTAGAGAATGACAAAATCAAAAATCCGTCAGTAAATATTTTGTCAAAGTTATCTTCTATTTATAAAGTTGCTTTAAAGACCTTGTTATCAAACGCCAATATGATTGATAAAAAAGAAGTTCAAAAAGAAGAAGCAAACTTGAGCTTTGCACAAAACATTGCATTTCGAGCAGAAGGCTTATCAGAAGAAGAGAGAAATGATGTTTTAAAATACTTAGAATTTGTCAAATCTCGAAAAAATGGCCTATGA
- the holA gene encoding DNA polymerase III subunit delta, giving the protein MKELDLILKNIKNKEVLPIYFFHGEEPYFIDVAVKALEHNFLEEDEKAFNQTVVYGKDTSYQEVLSLARQFPMMGDKQVIIVKEAQDLKFNEEENRILETYVDNPVPSTVLVFAHKHKKLDSRKKATKSLDKAKILFLSESVKDSGLAKWIADECTSLKIKTAPNISHLLAEYLGNDLSRIANELNKLKMILKEGELLDGTMVENHIGISKEYNVFELQKALGTKNADAAFKIAHFMGKNPKNNPFVMMLASLYSYFSNVIIYQTMAGQPPQVIASQMGVNPYFVKDYAESARLYPLKHATRVISILREFDMKGKGLGAVNMGEAELIKELVYKIINVDKIKMKV; this is encoded by the coding sequence ATGAAAGAATTAGATTTAATCCTCAAAAATATTAAAAATAAAGAAGTTTTACCTATTTATTTTTTCCACGGAGAAGAACCTTACTTTATTGATGTTGCTGTAAAAGCCCTTGAACACAACTTTCTGGAGGAAGATGAAAAAGCTTTCAACCAGACGGTGGTGTACGGAAAAGATACCTCTTACCAGGAAGTTCTTTCGCTGGCGAGACAGTTTCCGATGATGGGAGATAAGCAGGTGATCATTGTAAAAGAAGCGCAGGACCTGAAATTCAATGAAGAGGAAAACCGAATTCTGGAAACCTATGTGGACAATCCCGTGCCTTCTACGGTATTGGTTTTTGCTCATAAACATAAGAAGCTGGACAGCAGGAAGAAAGCAACAAAATCACTGGACAAGGCAAAAATTCTTTTCTTAAGTGAATCGGTGAAAGACAGCGGCCTTGCAAAATGGATTGCTGACGAATGTACCAGCCTGAAGATCAAGACCGCCCCGAATATTTCCCATCTTCTTGCAGAATACCTGGGTAATGATCTTTCAAGAATAGCCAATGAGCTGAATAAGCTGAAAATGATTCTTAAAGAAGGGGAACTGCTGGACGGAACCATGGTGGAAAACCATATCGGGATCAGTAAGGAATACAATGTTTTCGAGCTTCAGAAAGCTTTGGGGACCAAAAATGCAGATGCAGCCTTTAAAATTGCTCATTTTATGGGCAAAAATCCTAAGAATAACCCTTTTGTAATGATGTTGGCCAGCCTGTACAGCTATTTTTCCAATGTGATTATTTATCAGACTATGGCCGGGCAGCCGCCCCAGGTAATCGCTTCACAAATGGGGGTGAATCCTTATTTCGTTAAAGATTATGCGGAAAGTGCGCGCCTTTATCCTCTGAAACATGCTACAAGAGTGATTTCTATCCTGAGAGAATTCGATATGAAAGGGAAGGGGCTTGGAGCTGTGAATATGGGAGAAGCGGAACTGATTAAGGAGCTGGTGTATAAGATTATTAATGTAGACAAGATTAAAATGAAGGTTTGA
- a CDS encoding nucleotidyltransferase family protein, with product MMDKNKHLDSVISTHQITKEETLFDKYVKKKNEVKEALEENYGSNIYSPFNSGSYAKNTAINTKFDFDLVSPFKRNAFGSNGTLKEMYEDVYDFLYEKYKDVAEVKKQKVSIGLEFYADSDGDVIKIDVVPGRELSQDKYKEDENLNLYVYYKYGNIDAGSERIKTNVKAQINNIKDRATAEKDSIRKIIRLLKVWKNTKYNYPTKSFFLELITIKAFDSKSITGSIWDKLETVLEYIRDNVTKENFTLKDPGNSSNDLADTLTSTEKQQLSDDMKNMLDRIEDNDENLKTYFPANPKFKKEDTNNNQYGKNSGMPIPPPKLNFG from the coding sequence ATGATGGATAAAAACAAACATTTAGATTCAGTTATTTCGACACATCAGATAACTAAAGAAGAAACACTTTTTGACAAGTATGTTAAAAAGAAAAATGAGGTTAAAGAAGCCTTGGAAGAAAACTATGGAAGTAATATCTATTCTCCATTCAACTCAGGTTCTTATGCTAAGAATACCGCTATCAATACAAAATTTGATTTTGATTTGGTGTCCCCATTCAAACGTAATGCTTTTGGCTCGAACGGAACATTAAAAGAAATGTATGAAGATGTCTATGATTTTCTTTACGAAAAATATAAAGATGTTGCAGAGGTTAAAAAACAAAAAGTTTCAATTGGTTTGGAGTTTTACGCTGACAGCGATGGAGATGTAATTAAAATTGATGTTGTTCCTGGTCGTGAGTTGTCCCAAGACAAATATAAGGAAGATGAAAATTTGAACTTGTACGTGTATTACAAATACGGAAATATTGATGCAGGCAGTGAGCGAATTAAAACCAATGTCAAAGCTCAAATCAACAATATTAAAGACAGAGCTACGGCTGAAAAAGATTCGATAAGAAAAATTATACGTCTTTTGAAAGTTTGGAAAAATACCAAGTATAATTATCCTACTAAATCTTTCTTTTTGGAACTCATTACTATTAAAGCATTTGATTCTAAAAGTATTACCGGAAGTATTTGGGATAAACTCGAAACTGTCTTAGAATATATTAGGGACAATGTAACCAAAGAAAACTTTACATTAAAAGACCCAGGCAATAGTTCGAACGATTTAGCTGATACTTTGACTTCAACCGAAAAACAACAATTGTCGGATGATATGAAAAATATGCTTGATAGAATTGAGGATAATGATGAGAATCTGAAAACGTATTTTCCTGCAAATCCTAAGTTTAAAAAAGAAGATACCAACAATAATCAATACGGAAAGAACAGTGGTATGCCAATTCCTCCACCGAAACTAAATTTTGGATAA
- a CDS encoding glyceraldehyde-3-phosphate dehydrogenase, producing the protein MERKVIKIKHITGTYIIEVPNGALNEMKTQLDKCLNDEQGAIVVKGEDGDQFVYPSELLKNSFISIVDRE; encoded by the coding sequence ATGGAAAGAAAGGTTATCAAAATCAAACACATCACAGGAACCTACATTATTGAAGTTCCCAATGGAGCACTGAATGAAATGAAAACGCAGCTGGACAAATGTCTGAACGATGAGCAGGGAGCAATTGTTGTAAAAGGAGAGGATGGAGACCAGTTTGTATATCCATCTGAGCTTTTAAAAAACAGCTTTATCTCAATCGTAGACAGGGAATAA
- a CDS encoding ImmA/IrrE family metallo-endopeptidase, with amino-acid sequence MIDEYTRKEIDKISYNILKESKSFDVFPTPVDKILNYSNFALDNKIDLENIDHSFFDTFKEKLFDPSKKALLHALSKVQGFFYREEKIIYIDTNLDKNLGKKNFVKLHEIGHGVLSWQDEIILALDNNETLSEEFEEQFEAEANYFASVTLFQHDRFIEDCDNYSLGLGAVMALRKKYGSSVHSAFRNYVLKSKNKCCLLVLNHPVNANGFTNVLTTRNLFYSPSFLNEIGNLKLPSEFGFKWKFVEDFKFKRNFHEKGNISLVTEHGEELKAGYHYFNSTYNSFVFIFPKGEKKYSKTKIILN; translated from the coding sequence ATGATTGATGAGTACACTCGTAAGGAAATTGATAAGATCTCATACAATATTTTAAAAGAAAGTAAATCTTTTGATGTTTTCCCAACTCCTGTTGATAAAATTCTGAATTATTCAAACTTTGCTCTTGACAATAAAATTGATTTAGAAAATATTGATCACTCTTTTTTTGATACCTTCAAAGAAAAGTTATTTGATCCTTCTAAAAAAGCTCTTCTTCATGCACTATCGAAAGTCCAAGGATTTTTCTATCGAGAAGAAAAGATTATATATATAGATACCAATCTAGATAAAAATCTAGGTAAGAAAAATTTTGTTAAACTACATGAGATTGGGCATGGCGTTTTATCTTGGCAAGATGAAATAATTCTTGCATTAGATAATAATGAAACTCTTAGCGAGGAATTTGAAGAACAATTTGAAGCAGAAGCAAATTATTTCGCTTCTGTGACATTATTTCAGCATGATAGGTTTATAGAAGATTGCGATAATTATAGTCTTGGTTTGGGTGCTGTAATGGCTCTTCGCAAAAAATATGGATCATCCGTTCATTCAGCATTTAGAAATTATGTACTCAAGTCAAAAAATAAATGTTGCTTACTAGTATTAAATCATCCAGTAAACGCTAATGGCTTTACAAATGTACTAACTACAAGAAATTTATTTTACTCACCATCTTTTCTTAATGAGATTGGTAATCTGAAACTACCAAGTGAATTTGGATTTAAATGGAAATTTGTTGAGGATTTTAAATTTAAACGAAATTTTCACGAAAAGGGTAACATTTCTTTAGTAACTGAACACGGAGAAGAGCTAAAAGCGGGATATCATTATTTCAATAGTACTTATAATAGTTTTGTTTTTATTTTTCCAAAAGGCGAAAAAAAATATTCAAAAACTAAAATTATTCTTAATTGA
- a CDS encoding IS481 family transposase, which produces MTTQQKIIKNKLGVLELAQHLGNVSKACKVMGYSRDSFYRFKELYEQGGELALQEISRRKPVLKNRVDEVIEKAVVDIAIENPALGQLRVSNELKKKGFIVSPGGVRSIWLRHDLHTFKLRLKALEAKSAQDGVVLTESQLSALERAKEEKKAHGEIETHHPGYLGAQDTYYVGNIKGVGHIYQQTFIDTYSKVVFAKLYDRKNALIAADMLNDQVVPFFEQQELRLLRILTDRGTEYCGIREQHEYQLYLAIEDIDHTKTKAKSPQTNGICERFHRTIQDEFYAIAFRKKIYRSIEELQLDLNSWLSYYNNERTHTGKHCYGKTPMQTFLDSKTIAKEKLLETLAEEQKILTFGSKDNIG; this is translated from the coding sequence ATGACAACACAACAAAAGATTATCAAAAACAAGTTAGGCGTACTTGAATTAGCACAACATTTAGGAAACGTATCCAAAGCCTGTAAGGTGATGGGCTATTCCCGAGACAGTTTTTATAGATTTAAAGAATTGTATGAGCAAGGAGGTGAATTAGCATTACAGGAAATCTCCAGAAGAAAGCCAGTATTAAAGAATCGTGTAGATGAAGTCATTGAAAAAGCTGTTGTTGATATAGCTATTGAAAACCCTGCTTTGGGGCAGCTTAGAGTAAGTAATGAACTTAAAAAGAAAGGTTTCATTGTATCACCAGGTGGAGTCAGAAGTATTTGGTTAAGACACGATCTACATACGTTTAAACTAAGATTGAAAGCCCTAGAAGCCAAATCTGCTCAAGATGGTGTAGTCCTTACTGAATCTCAACTTTCAGCACTAGAAAGGGCTAAGGAAGAGAAAAAAGCTCATGGAGAAATTGAAACTCATCATCCTGGATATTTAGGAGCTCAAGACACTTATTACGTAGGCAATATCAAAGGAGTTGGACATATTTATCAACAAACTTTTATTGATACATATTCAAAGGTAGTATTTGCAAAGCTATATGACCGTAAAAATGCTCTTATTGCTGCTGACATGCTTAATGATCAGGTAGTCCCTTTCTTTGAGCAGCAGGAACTTCGTTTACTCAGAATTTTAACAGACCGAGGAACGGAATACTGTGGAATAAGAGAACAGCATGAATACCAGCTCTATTTGGCCATTGAAGATATCGATCATACGAAGACCAAGGCTAAAAGCCCTCAGACCAATGGTATTTGTGAACGTTTTCACAGGACGATACAGGACGAGTTTTATGCCATAGCTTTCAGAAAGAAAATTTACAGAAGTATTGAAGAACTGCAATTAGACCTGAACAGCTGGTTGTCGTATTACAACAATGAAAGAACGCATACAGGAAAACATTGTTACGGTAAAACACCGATGCAGACGTTTCTAGATAGTAAAACTATTGCAAAAGAGAAATTATTGGAAACTCTTGCAGAGGAACAAAAAATCCTTACTTTTGGAAGTAAGGATAATATTGGATAA